The genomic interval CTGAGACATCTCTGTTCCTGCATTTGGTGCTGATTTCcctgcatttttattttgtttagaTCCTTCCCTACcttcattattattaagTGTAGTcgttttatcattttctaATGATTCTTCAGCACCAGCACTCGTTTGTGAATTTCCAGGAACTGAAATTGTTGTACTTGTACTGGAGCAGTTTGTGGAGCTATGTCTTTATAATTCACATCAAAGTCATCCTTAAAGAAatcattattaattttgataTTTGCATCAATAAGATTATCAATTTCGGTTATTCCAGTAAgattttt from Plasmodium vivax scf_7152 genomic scaffold, whole genome shotgun sequence carries:
- a CDS encoding hypothetical protein (encoded by transcript PVX_108765A); its protein translation is MNICEKLARNLKELSTNNETKKENQKGRCTCLNFWIYGEISKLYTNEDKNLTGITEIDNLIDANIKINNDFFKDDFDVNYKDIAPQTAPVQVQQFQFLEIHKRVLVLKNH